A part of Chanodichthys erythropterus isolate Z2021 chromosome 4, ASM2448905v1, whole genome shotgun sequence genomic DNA contains:
- the ostm1 gene encoding osteopetrosis-associated transmembrane protein 1 — translation MDLLTKCTFVVSCLFAGWMITLITGANCLVYPSETSVDGAIKLPSAVIPVSQASRLGFFSSLSLSSTFPEDLEVNEYCIELLHIYGQRYVTYANCLVSYARPVKICQNCYTYFYNLNEIYNNISSDKLGPGNVSCHDSLMRSDRLMLLYTLYNKIEEIWTSAECEQCLTGDPAALSNGTVNFMATLNQSLTCFEQYQTNHSELCKDCKASYKRLNELYGRMEKNQTLCIDIEDAMNMTRRLWSKNYGCSVPREETVAVIAVSSFMLFLPIIFYLSSFLHSEQKKRKLIHPKRAKSSSSLMNIQDKFS, via the exons ATGGATTTGTTAACGAAATGTACATTTGTGGTATCATGCTTATTTGCAGGATGGATGATTACATTAATTACCGGTGCGAATTGTTTGGTTTACCCATCGGAAACGAGTGTCGATGGTGCAATAAAGCTTCCATCAGCAGTCATTCCTGTATCACAGGCAAGCCGTTTGGGATTCTTCTCCTCTCTTAGTCTTTCATCTACGTTTCCAGAAGACTTGGAAGTGAACGAGTATTGTATTGAACTGCTTCATATCTACGGTCAACGCTACGTGACTTACGCGAACTGTCTGGTGTCTTATGCACGACCTGTCAAAATCTGTCAGAACTGTTATACTTACTTCTACAATCTAAATGAAATCTATAACAATATATCATCTGACAAA CTGGGCCCTGGAAATGTCAGTTGCCATGACAGTCTGATGCGTTCTGATAGGTTAATGTTGCTCTATACCCTCTACAACAAAATAGAGGAGATCTGGACATCAGCAGAATGCGAGC AATGTCTGACTGGAGATCCAGCGGCTCTCTCCAATGGTACTGTGAACTTCATGGCCACTCTTAATCAGTCACTCACCTGCTTTGAGCAATATCAG ACAAACCACTCAGAACTGTGCAAAGACTGCAAAGCCTCATACAAAAGGTTGAACGAGCTCTATGGTAGAATGGAGAAAAACCAAACACTCTGCATTGATATAGAAGACGCA ATGAACATGACACGGCGGTTGTGGAGTAAAAACTATGGTTGCTCGGTCCCTCGGGAAGAGACGGTGGCTGTCATCGCAGTGTCCAGCTTCATGCTCTTCCTCCCCATCATCTTCTACTTAAGCAGCTTCCTGCACTCGGAACAAAAGAAACGCAAGCTCATACACC CCAAAAGAGCCAAGTCCAGCAGCAGCCTAATGAATATCCAAGACAAATTCAGCTGA